The Kosakonia sacchari SP1 genome includes a window with the following:
- a CDS encoding trypsin-like serine peptidase, whose protein sequence is MRAIPSLLLLILCGLIKQVDARETSPLGNNRPDIEQYQTDDLLKKHPFAKGIKSAEQESILFNLAIRDMQQEGINQYPTRNEDNKNVIEKLKLPASSIAENTPDCDSATADFYRTRGNKESAQLVITRCQKKLEKNNVETFRYAAKFIPSVVYLRSSLEACTGFLINTTTVVTAAHCNVDTAYFSNGESRKVSKQNGKVCFKIEGSYCDYAALTIDKIDIVSPPLQWQQADVNDELWIPGVAISSLEIIPDRYPASNMAATDNQQNKSCKVVYINDNCLIHLCTVLEGFSGAPIVNVTKSKKENSVVISGIHISSKQTLSKEMCKLDSEKLLANYAVPKSKLPF, encoded by the coding sequence ATGCGAGCGATACCCTCTCTTTTGCTGCTTATTTTATGTGGCTTAATCAAGCAGGTGGATGCTCGCGAAACCAGCCCCCTCGGCAATAACAGGCCAGATATTGAGCAATACCAGACGGATGATTTACTCAAAAAACATCCGTTCGCGAAGGGAATAAAATCCGCTGAGCAAGAATCAATTCTGTTCAATCTGGCCATCCGCGACATGCAGCAGGAGGGTATTAATCAGTACCCGACGCGTAACGAAGATAATAAAAATGTCATAGAGAAACTGAAGTTACCGGCAAGCAGCATTGCGGAAAATACACCAGACTGTGATTCAGCTACGGCTGACTTTTATCGTACCCGCGGCAATAAAGAATCGGCGCAATTAGTCATTACCCGCTGTCAAAAAAAGCTGGAAAAGAATAACGTTGAGACATTTCGATATGCCGCTAAATTTATTCCTTCGGTTGTTTATCTGCGATCTTCATTAGAAGCGTGTACCGGCTTTTTAATCAACACCACCACCGTTGTTACCGCTGCGCATTGTAATGTTGATACGGCTTATTTTAGTAATGGCGAGTCGAGGAAAGTCAGTAAACAAAATGGCAAAGTGTGTTTTAAAATCGAGGGAAGTTATTGCGATTATGCTGCGTTAACGATTGATAAAATCGATATTGTCTCGCCCCCTCTTCAGTGGCAACAAGCCGACGTTAATGATGAATTATGGATACCGGGGGTAGCTATTTCATCCCTTGAAATTATCCCGGACCGTTATCCGGCCTCTAATATGGCAGCAACCGATAACCAACAAAATAAAAGCTGCAAAGTGGTTTATATCAACGATAACTGTCTTATTCATCTGTGTACTGTGCTTGAGGGTTTTTCCGGGGCGCCAATCGTTAATGTGACGAAAAGCAAAAAAGAAAATAGCGTTGTAATAAGTGGCATACATATTTCATCAAAACAGACCCTCAGTAAAGAGATGTGCAAATTAGACAGCGAAAAATTACTGGCTAATTACGCTGTACCGAAATCAAAACTCCCCTTTTAA
- a CDS encoding PQQ-dependent sugar dehydrogenase, translated as MRQIPLLFLFLSISVFAAPAAVKVDVLQTKLDHPWALAFLPDNQGMLITLRGGQLRLWQQDKGISDPITGVPEVWAHGQGGLLDVALAPDFAQSRRVWLSYAEAGQDDKAGTAVGYGRLSEDFKRLDDFKTVFRQQPKLSTGNHFGGRLVFDGKGYLWIALGENNQRSTAQDLDKLQGKLVRLTDQGKVPEDNPFAGKAGARAEIWSYGIRNPQGMAMNPWSNALWLNEHGPRGGDEINIPQKGKNYGWPIATWGINYSGLKIPEAKGEIVAGTEQPIFYWKKSPAISGMAFYNADVFPQWKNKLFIGALKDEDVIVMSVQGEKVTEDGRILGDRGQRIRDVRVGPDGYLYVLTDESDGALWKVSPAS; from the coding sequence ATGCGCCAGATCCCGCTGCTTTTTCTGTTTCTCTCAATCTCTGTGTTTGCCGCGCCTGCTGCGGTAAAAGTCGATGTATTGCAAACCAAACTCGATCACCCCTGGGCGCTGGCTTTTCTGCCCGATAATCAGGGCATGTTAATTACCCTGCGCGGTGGGCAACTGCGTTTGTGGCAACAAGATAAGGGGATTTCCGACCCGATTACTGGCGTTCCCGAAGTCTGGGCGCATGGTCAGGGGGGCTTGCTGGATGTGGCGCTGGCACCGGATTTTGCCCAGTCGCGCCGCGTGTGGCTGAGCTACGCCGAAGCGGGTCAGGATGATAAAGCCGGAACGGCGGTGGGGTATGGACGTCTTAGCGAGGATTTTAAACGCCTCGACGATTTTAAGACGGTGTTTCGCCAGCAGCCAAAACTCTCCACCGGTAACCATTTTGGCGGTCGGCTGGTGTTTGATGGCAAAGGCTATTTATGGATTGCGCTGGGCGAAAATAACCAGCGTTCGACGGCGCAGGATCTGGATAAATTGCAGGGCAAACTGGTGCGGCTGACGGACCAGGGCAAGGTGCCGGAGGATAACCCCTTTGCCGGTAAAGCGGGGGCGCGAGCGGAGATCTGGTCTTACGGTATTCGCAATCCGCAGGGAATGGCGATGAACCCGTGGAGTAACGCGTTGTGGCTCAACGAGCATGGCCCGCGCGGCGGCGATGAGATCAACATTCCGCAAAAGGGTAAAAATTACGGCTGGCCAATTGCCACATGGGGCATCAACTATAGCGGGCTGAAGATCCCGGAAGCGAAAGGGGAGATTGTCGCCGGTACCGAGCAGCCGATCTTTTACTGGAAAAAATCCCCGGCGATCAGCGGTATGGCTTTCTACAATGCCGATGTGTTCCCGCAGTGGAAAAACAAACTGTTTATCGGCGCGCTGAAAGATGAAGATGTCATCGTCATGAGCGTGCAGGGCGAGAAGGTGACAGAAGATGGCCGAATTCTTGGCGATCGCGGGCAGCGTATTCGCGATGTACGGGTTGGCCCCGACGGTTATCTCTATGTGCTGACCGATGAATCAGACGGCGCGTTGTGGAAAGTCAGTCCGGCCTCCTGA
- a CDS encoding protein phosphatase CheZ yields the protein MHHQGISGASTDIYELISRIGNVTRMLRSSLRELGHDITIVELANSIPDARSRLQYVVDLTAQASGKTLNYIELTQPLQEQLSQQASQLLAQWQQHNDEAASIDETMALARATRDWLGSVPTCTEATKSYLREIMMAQDFPDTTARIILRMMALLENIEKEFLNVLLENVPREGRAAINKACADSATQPTGQEDIDELLNSLGL from the coding sequence ATGCATCATCAAGGTATTTCGGGGGCGTCGACGGATATTTATGAATTGATTTCCCGCATTGGCAACGTCACCCGCATGTTACGAAGTAGCCTGCGTGAGTTAGGTCACGATATCACCATTGTTGAACTGGCTAACTCTATCCCGGATGCGCGTAGCCGGTTGCAATATGTGGTTGATCTTACCGCGCAGGCATCGGGTAAGACGCTCAACTATATCGAACTGACACAACCCCTGCAGGAGCAACTGAGCCAGCAAGCCAGCCAGTTGCTTGCGCAATGGCAGCAGCATAATGATGAAGCCGCAAGTATCGACGAGACGATGGCGCTTGCCCGCGCCACGCGTGATTGGCTGGGTTCAGTGCCGACTTGCACCGAAGCCACCAAATCTTACCTGCGGGAAATTATGATGGCGCAGGATTTCCCGGATACCACGGCGCGGATTATTTTGCGCATGATGGCGTTGCTGGAAAATATTGAGAAAGAGTTCCTGAATGTGCTGTTAGAAAACGTACCGCGAGAAGGGCGCGCGGCCATCAATAAAGCCTGCGCTGATTCAGCTACGCAACCGACCGGGCAAGAGGATATTGACGAGTTGCTGAATAGCCTTGGCCTGTAA
- a CDS encoding flagellin N-terminal helical domain-containing protein, protein MAVINTNTLSLMTQNNLSKSQSSLGTSIERLSSGLRINSAKDDAAGQAIANRFTSNINGLSVAVRNANDGISLAQTTEGALSEVNNNLQRIRDLTVQAQNGSNSASDVDSIQAEVNQRMEEINRITTQTDFNGLKVLNTGSGDSQYNFQVGAKDGETISITVSSSDAFNLYNTTGATAATTGQIVNGSARSTDAHGFDVLQGVVSSGGTTDGNPLADLDKAIKAVDTERSLLGASQNRFESTISNLNNTTNNLSAARSRIQDSDYATEVSNMSRSQILQQAGSSVLAQANQVPQTMLSLLR, encoded by the coding sequence ATGGCCGTTATTAATACCAACACCTTGTCTTTAATGACCCAAAATAACCTGAGCAAATCTCAGTCTTCTTTAGGAACGTCTATTGAGCGTTTGTCATCCGGCCTGCGTATTAATAGCGCAAAAGATGATGCGGCTGGTCAGGCAATTGCTAACCGTTTCACGTCAAATATTAATGGCCTTTCCGTTGCGGTGCGTAACGCGAATGACGGCATTTCACTGGCGCAGACCACCGAAGGCGCACTGAGCGAAGTGAATAATAACCTGCAGCGTATTCGCGACCTGACTGTGCAGGCGCAGAATGGCTCCAACTCAGCATCCGATGTCGACTCCATCCAGGCGGAAGTTAACCAGCGTATGGAAGAGATCAACCGTATTACCACCCAGACCGACTTTAACGGCCTGAAAGTGCTGAATACCGGCTCGGGCGACAGCCAGTATAATTTCCAGGTTGGCGCGAAAGATGGTGAAACCATCAGCATTACCGTGAGCAGCAGCGACGCATTCAACCTCTACAACACCACCGGTGCAACGGCCGCAACAACAGGCCAGATCGTCAACGGCAGCGCACGTTCTACTGACGCGCATGGTTTCGACGTGCTGCAGGGCGTTGTCAGCTCCGGCGGCACCACCGACGGTAATCCGCTGGCCGATCTGGATAAAGCCATCAAAGCCGTGGATACTGAACGCAGCCTGCTCGGTGCTTCCCAGAACCGTTTTGAATCAACGATTTCCAACCTGAACAATACGACGAACAACCTGTCGGCAGCGCGCAGCCGTATTCAGGATTCTGACTACGCGACAGAAGTTTCTAACATGTCCCGTTCGCAGATCCTGCAACAAGCTGGTAGCTCCGTACTGGCGCAGGCTAACCAGGTTCCTCAAACCATGCTGTCCCTGCTGCGTTAA
- a CDS encoding LysR substrate-binding domain-containing protein, which produces MRTQDLEYFVALIKHMNFQKAAEECDVSQPTLSIQIKKLEEELGIPLLHRKGKGFSLSPIGLHLLPLIENILREVHNLHELAQRLRFQPVGVINIGVTPTLGSYIYEDLFSAFKEKFPDNEIKLHEVSEDNLLNMLGKGQLQLGLLIGPIDNDNFLEAQLYEEQFVLGVNNSHPLSQQEVIDLNELKKHKLIMTTSMPEHLNLEPGSEEILNHARSISNDLETIRYMVKHSDNVSFFPKLSTLGNEHNSIKYINIKDNNLSRRVFMMVREGDIMKEKYYSFGSDVGGRINARLNTL; this is translated from the coding sequence ATGAGAACGCAAGATTTGGAATACTTCGTCGCGTTGATAAAACATATGAATTTTCAGAAGGCGGCTGAGGAGTGCGATGTTTCTCAACCCACCCTGAGCATTCAAATCAAAAAACTGGAAGAGGAATTAGGCATTCCACTACTGCATCGTAAAGGCAAAGGGTTTAGCCTGTCGCCGATCGGTTTGCATTTGTTGCCGCTGATTGAAAATATTCTTCGTGAGGTACATAACCTGCATGAATTAGCCCAGCGGCTGCGTTTTCAGCCGGTTGGCGTTATCAATATTGGTGTCACCCCGACGCTTGGTTCCTATATATATGAAGATCTGTTCAGCGCCTTCAAAGAAAAATTCCCGGATAATGAGATCAAGCTCCATGAAGTCAGCGAAGATAATTTACTGAATATGTTAGGAAAAGGGCAATTACAGTTGGGATTACTGATTGGGCCTATTGATAACGATAACTTCCTTGAAGCTCAGCTCTATGAAGAGCAATTTGTCCTGGGCGTAAACAACAGCCATCCGCTGTCTCAACAAGAAGTGATTGATCTCAATGAGTTGAAAAAACATAAGCTCATTATGACCACATCGATGCCAGAACATCTCAATCTTGAACCTGGCAGCGAGGAGATACTCAACCATGCACGGAGTATTTCAAACGATCTGGAAACCATCAGATATATGGTAAAACATTCGGATAATGTCTCCTTTTTCCCGAAACTTTCAACGCTTGGTAACGAACACAATAGTATTAAATATATTAATATCAAAGATAATAATTTATCGCGCCGGGTTTTTATGATGGTGCGTGAAGGCGATATTATGAAGGAAAAATATTATAGTTTTGGCAGCGATGTCGGTGGCCGAATTAACGCAAGGCTGAATACGTTGTAG
- a CDS encoding glutathione S-transferase family protein: MITLWGRNNSTNVKKVRWLLEELELPYQHILAGREFGVNHEPEYLAMNPNGLVPLLRDDETDVVLWESNTIVRYLAAQYGQGRLWVESPAERAQGEKWMDWALSTLSPKHGPLLQGLVRTAPEQRDNAAIEANKNALDELFALLDDVLAKQAWLSGEAFGCGDIAVAPFIYNLYNIPGLRWAPHANLQRWYAQLCERPGFKNAVMIPVT; the protein is encoded by the coding sequence ATGATAACGCTATGGGGCAGAAATAACTCGACTAATGTCAAAAAAGTTCGCTGGCTGCTGGAAGAGCTGGAATTACCGTACCAGCATATTCTGGCGGGCAGAGAATTCGGCGTGAACCATGAGCCTGAGTATCTGGCAATGAACCCGAATGGTCTGGTGCCGCTGCTGCGTGATGATGAAACCGATGTGGTGCTGTGGGAATCCAACACCATCGTGCGTTATCTGGCGGCGCAGTACGGCCAGGGCCGTTTGTGGGTGGAATCCCCTGCTGAGCGTGCGCAAGGGGAAAAGTGGATGGACTGGGCGCTGAGCACCCTTTCGCCAAAACATGGCCCACTATTACAGGGACTGGTGCGCACCGCGCCGGAACAGCGTGACAACGCCGCGATTGAAGCCAATAAAAACGCGCTGGATGAGCTGTTCGCGCTGCTCGACGATGTGCTGGCAAAACAGGCGTGGCTTTCCGGGGAAGCGTTTGGCTGCGGGGATATTGCCGTCGCTCCGTTTATCTATAACCTTTACAACATTCCCGGATTACGCTGGGCACCGCACGCCAACCTGCAACGCTGGTATGCGCAATTGTGCGAACGCCCCGGCTTCAAAAACGCGGTAATGATCCCGGTAACCTGA
- a CDS encoding biofilm formation regulator BssR, whose translation MTVDELARRLLTKLIAARSDLAAYIQMRKAKGYMSVSENDRLRERFFALALEIRDKGERLNEMPDRDSRSAIYRAEEALSSAAVCLMSGRQDCPTYISVNVDKLERSLNVLNYCIQYLNEHSPLEEA comes from the coding sequence ATGACCGTTGATGAACTTGCGCGTCGTCTGCTGACGAAGTTGATTGCTGCCCGAAGTGACCTTGCGGCCTATATCCAGATGCGAAAAGCGAAAGGGTATATGTCGGTCAGCGAAAATGATCGTCTGCGTGAACGCTTCTTTGCCCTGGCGCTGGAGATCCGCGACAAAGGCGAACGGCTAAATGAAATGCCGGATCGCGACTCACGTAGTGCGATATACCGCGCCGAGGAAGCGCTCTCCTCAGCAGCTGTTTGTCTGATGAGCGGGCGACAGGATTGTCCCACCTACATTTCGGTGAATGTCGATAAGCTGGAACGTTCGCTGAATGTGCTTAATTACTGCATTCAGTATCTGAACGAGCATTCACCGCTCGAAGAAGCCTGA
- a CDS encoding GNAT family N-acetyltransferase yields the protein MASFDVQEWRKEDYLVTTDAEKQDIAAIHRYLTRSTWAIGIDRETVATSVQNSLNFGLFHGDEQIGFARLVTDYATFAYLCDVYVLEAYQGQKLGKWLIACCHAHPVFEKLRRIVLFTSTAPWLYAQAGYVPINRPDYTWTIARPDIYRSRNNPTEK from the coding sequence ATGGCAAGTTTCGACGTTCAGGAATGGCGTAAAGAGGATTATCTGGTAACAACCGATGCCGAAAAGCAGGACATTGCTGCTATCCACCGTTATCTGACGCGATCCACATGGGCGATAGGGATTGACCGGGAAACGGTGGCGACCTCTGTACAAAATAGCCTTAATTTCGGCCTTTTTCATGGTGATGAGCAGATAGGTTTTGCCCGGTTAGTTACCGATTACGCCACCTTCGCGTATCTGTGTGATGTGTATGTTCTGGAGGCGTATCAGGGGCAAAAACTGGGGAAATGGTTAATCGCCTGCTGCCATGCGCACCCGGTTTTTGAAAAACTGCGGCGGATTGTTCTCTTTACTTCCACTGCGCCCTGGCTGTACGCGCAGGCGGGTTATGTGCCAATCAACCGGCCCGATTACACGTGGACGATTGCTCGCCCGGATATCTACAGGAGCAGGAACAACCCGACGGAAAAGTAA
- a CDS encoding NUDIX hydrolase: MKRERYNLSIAVFVLLRKEKQICMLKRTGTGWMDGCYSLPAGGLEQYETLGAAAAREANEETGVIIAPDDLQLAHTLHVWTENRSWMGHFFSCTRWQGEPFIAEPEKHGDLCWHAINDLPENTIGYVKQAIEQIAAGQSYSEYGW, from the coding sequence ATGAAGCGAGAACGCTATAACTTATCGATTGCGGTATTTGTGTTGCTGAGAAAAGAGAAGCAGATTTGCATGCTTAAACGCACCGGAACAGGCTGGATGGACGGTTGCTATAGCTTACCCGCCGGTGGTCTGGAGCAGTACGAAACGCTGGGGGCAGCAGCGGCACGGGAAGCCAACGAAGAGACAGGCGTTATTATCGCGCCGGATGATCTTCAGTTGGCGCATACGCTGCATGTCTGGACAGAGAATCGCTCGTGGATGGGGCACTTTTTCAGTTGCACACGCTGGCAGGGCGAACCGTTTATCGCCGAGCCGGAGAAACATGGCGATTTATGCTGGCACGCCATTAACGATTTACCTGAAAACACGATTGGTTATGTCAAACAGGCGATTGAGCAGATTGCCGCCGGGCAATCCTACTCTGAATATGGCTGGTGA
- a CDS encoding SH3 domain-containing protein — MAWCKAVLPQAKVIRDYTSAYPDPIAVGKGERVLISHCDLQWRGWVWVTLASGKSGWAPQQLFAPLSACEGSALDDYCAHELTVHAGESLTLIHALNGWYYAQKTNGEKGWLPQECVAKWEKIVEIK, encoded by the coding sequence ATGGCATGGTGTAAAGCGGTGCTACCCCAGGCGAAAGTTATCCGCGATTACACGTCGGCGTATCCCGATCCGATTGCGGTCGGCAAAGGCGAACGCGTGCTGATAAGCCACTGTGATTTGCAGTGGCGTGGCTGGGTATGGGTGACGTTAGCATCGGGGAAAAGTGGTTGGGCACCGCAGCAACTTTTCGCACCACTCAGCGCGTGTGAAGGAAGTGCGCTTGACGACTACTGCGCTCATGAACTAACCGTGCATGCGGGAGAATCGCTTACGCTGATTCACGCCCTCAACGGCTGGTATTACGCGCAGAAAACGAACGGGGAAAAGGGTTGGCTGCCGCAGGAGTGCGTCGCGAAATGGGAAAAAATAGTGGAAATCAAATGA
- a CDS encoding bifunctional helix-turn-helix transcriptional regulator/GNAT family N-acetyltransferase — MAADQLINTIRSASRRMVRELGFMNSTLAATDYSPSAVHTLLEVEKQGAMTAAQLVQILGLEKSSVSRMLSRLIAAGELQDVPSAEDARYKTLQLTAQGKASVTRINSYGAMRVREALQHLTSAEQEAVARGLSAYATALEACRQGAPLPAREKPEIVTGYLPGMIGRISEMHASYYSQHYGFGYFFESKVAAGLAEFAGRLDNARNNIWLAVHQGKIVGSIAIDGEDLGNNEAHLRWFILDDECRGTGIGRQLLAKAMQFCDEQQFSAVQLWTFSGLNAARALYESFGFTLNKEWQGEQWGSSMLEQQFTRSREIAQR; from the coding sequence GTGGCTGCTGACCAATTGATCAACACTATTCGTAGCGCATCAAGGCGGATGGTGCGTGAGCTGGGCTTTATGAACAGCACGCTTGCAGCGACGGATTATTCCCCTTCCGCAGTACATACTTTGCTGGAAGTGGAAAAGCAGGGCGCGATGACGGCAGCGCAACTGGTGCAGATCCTCGGGCTGGAGAAATCAAGCGTCAGCCGTATGCTGAGCCGGCTTATCGCCGCCGGTGAATTGCAGGACGTTCCCTCGGCTGAGGATGCGCGCTATAAAACCTTGCAGTTGACCGCGCAGGGCAAAGCGAGCGTCACGCGTATTAACAGCTACGGCGCCATGCGAGTGCGTGAGGCGCTGCAGCATCTGACTTCTGCCGAACAGGAGGCGGTAGCTCGCGGCTTGTCGGCCTATGCCACAGCGCTTGAAGCCTGCCGCCAGGGTGCGCCGCTTCCGGCCCGTGAAAAGCCAGAAATCGTCACCGGTTATCTGCCGGGAATGATTGGCCGCATCAGCGAAATGCACGCCAGCTACTATTCGCAACATTATGGTTTCGGCTATTTTTTTGAAAGCAAAGTGGCTGCGGGCCTGGCCGAATTCGCCGGGCGTCTGGATAATGCGCGCAATAATATTTGGCTCGCGGTACATCAGGGCAAAATCGTCGGGTCGATTGCCATTGATGGGGAAGATTTAGGCAATAACGAGGCGCATCTGCGCTGGTTTATTCTTGATGATGAATGCCGTGGCACCGGCATTGGGCGTCAATTGCTCGCCAAAGCGATGCAGTTTTGCGATGAACAACAGTTTTCCGCCGTGCAGCTCTGGACATTCAGCGGGCTGAACGCCGCACGTGCACTTTATGAATCTTTCGGCTTCACCCTGAACAAGGAGTGGCAGGGCGAACAGTGGGGAAGCTCAATGCTGGAACAACAATTTACCCGCAGCAGGGAAATAGCGCAGCGTTAA
- a CDS encoding glutathione S-transferase family protein: MLKILGKTTSINVRKVLWTCEEAGLDYVQEDYGSGFASTETEEFRAMNPNAMVPVLIDDGFVLWESNSICRYLVRKAGREDLLPGEPQACADVEHWMDWQATEFNNAWRYVFPALARKNPAFNDPKAIEAGIKEWNHCIGILEQQLQRTGAFAAGDTFTLADVVLGLSVNRWKMTPFDHPPVPAIDAWFERLNQRPAFLRHGNNGMV, from the coding sequence ATGCTTAAAATTCTTGGTAAAACAACGTCGATAAATGTGCGCAAAGTGCTCTGGACCTGCGAAGAAGCCGGGCTGGATTATGTTCAAGAAGATTATGGCAGCGGTTTTGCCTCCACGGAAACGGAAGAATTTCGCGCCATGAACCCCAACGCAATGGTGCCGGTCCTGATTGATGACGGCTTTGTACTGTGGGAGTCCAACTCGATTTGCCGTTATCTGGTGCGTAAAGCCGGGCGTGAAGATTTGCTCCCCGGTGAGCCGCAAGCCTGCGCCGACGTCGAACACTGGATGGACTGGCAGGCCACCGAATTCAACAACGCCTGGCGTTATGTTTTCCCGGCGCTGGCGCGCAAAAATCCGGCATTTAACGACCCGAAAGCCATCGAAGCAGGCATCAAAGAGTGGAATCACTGCATCGGTATTCTGGAACAGCAGTTGCAGCGCACCGGAGCATTCGCCGCAGGCGACACCTTTACGCTGGCGGATGTGGTGCTGGGGCTGTCGGTCAACCGCTGGAAAATGACACCGTTTGACCACCCGCCCGTTCCCGCTATCGATGCGTGGTTTGAACGACTAAACCAGCGCCCGGCATTTTTGCGCCACGGTAATAATGGCATGGTGTAA
- a CDS encoding alpha/beta hydrolase has translation MFTRSFKNGSTFLRLGAFNAGGFSIFSAVIRQLAAVLLLLCAANGYARPDMTPLGPNIADKGSAFYHFTVNTFDSADGKRHYKVWTAIPNKKPPASGYPVLYLLDGNAVMDRLSDDLLQKLSLRDPPVLVAIGYQTALPFDLTARAYDYTPATQSSPQNLRGRTGGGSAVFRTLLEHTIAPQAEKDLAIDPQKRALWGHSYGGLFVLESFLSSDFFHTFYSAVPSLDRHNAALLNALEQVDEAQGSQKSLWFMEGDGDRKARDENATSDVLNAVSQTVSRLRSRGISATYRLYPGLTHGAMFAASMRLALLDISGETLAEAQ, from the coding sequence ATGTTCACGCGTTCATTTAAAAATGGCTCTACATTCCTGCGGTTAGGCGCGTTTAACGCAGGGGGTTTTTCTATCTTTAGCGCAGTGATTCGCCAGTTGGCGGCGGTTTTGCTGTTGCTCTGCGCGGCTAACGGTTATGCCCGCCCGGACATGACGCCGTTGGGGCCGAATATCGCCGACAAAGGCTCTGCATTTTACCATTTCACCGTCAACACCTTTGATTCTGCCGACGGCAAGCGCCATTACAAAGTGTGGACTGCCATCCCGAATAAAAAACCGCCCGCCAGCGGTTACCCGGTGCTCTATCTGCTGGACGGCAACGCGGTAATGGACCGCTTATCTGATGACCTGTTGCAAAAACTGTCGCTGCGCGATCCGCCCGTGCTGGTGGCGATTGGCTATCAGACCGCTCTGCCGTTTGATTTAACCGCCAGAGCGTACGATTACACGCCCGCAACGCAAAGTAGCCCGCAAAATTTGCGTGGCAGAACCGGTGGTGGTAGCGCGGTTTTCCGCACGTTACTGGAGCACACCATTGCGCCGCAGGCTGAGAAAGATCTCGCTATCGACCCGCAAAAGCGGGCGCTGTGGGGTCACTCTTACGGGGGATTGTTCGTGCTGGAGAGCTTTTTGTCGTCCGACTTTTTTCACACGTTCTACTCGGCCGTTCCTTCGTTGGATCGTCATAACGCTGCGCTGCTCAACGCACTTGAGCAGGTCGATGAAGCGCAGGGCAGCCAGAAATCACTGTGGTTTATGGAAGGCGACGGCGACAGAAAAGCGCGGGACGAAAACGCCACGTCGGACGTGTTAAATGCGGTAAGCCAGACGGTTTCACGCCTGCGTAGCAGAGGGATATCGGCGACTTACCGCCTTTACCCAGGCCTCACGCACGGCGCGATGTTTGCAGCGTCAATGCGCTTGGCGCTGTTAGATATTTCCGGCGAGACACTTGCCGAAGCACAGTAA